One Cellulomonas sp. Y8 DNA segment encodes these proteins:
- a CDS encoding fatty acid desaturase encodes MDTRTSAPTGRAPVRPARERQVSEFTDLSRQVQESGLMRRRHGYYWTQFLVLTALLVATVVTFVAVGPSWWQLVTAAVLAAVLGQVMFLGHDAAHRQIFESGRWNDWSSLIIANLYAGMSYGWWQHKHSRHHAKPNQVGADPDIATDVIVFHTEDLPAARTGLTGWLTRRQGWLFFPVLLLEGLNLHVSGVKTIFGRGPVKRRPVEIVLITLRLGGYLALVFWMLPVGMAFAFLGVQLGLFGLYMGAVFAPNHKGMPLVPRDVRIDFLRRQVLMSRNIRGNRVIDTFMGGLNYQIEHHLFPSMPRPNLRRLQPTVRAFCAAHGIAYTETSLHRSYGIVIRHLNKVGLAATDPFQCPLAAQYRSSR; translated from the coding sequence GTGGACACCCGCACGTCAGCCCCGACCGGGAGGGCGCCGGTCCGGCCGGCACGGGAGCGGCAGGTCAGCGAGTTCACCGACCTGAGCCGCCAGGTGCAGGAGTCCGGTCTCATGCGCCGCCGCCACGGGTACTACTGGACGCAGTTCCTGGTGCTCACCGCCCTGCTGGTGGCCACGGTCGTGACGTTCGTCGCCGTGGGCCCCTCGTGGTGGCAGCTGGTCACCGCCGCTGTCCTGGCCGCGGTGCTGGGGCAGGTGATGTTCCTGGGGCACGACGCCGCCCACCGCCAGATCTTCGAGTCGGGGCGCTGGAACGACTGGTCGAGCCTGATCATCGCGAACCTGTACGCGGGGATGAGCTACGGCTGGTGGCAGCACAAGCACTCCCGTCATCACGCCAAGCCGAACCAGGTCGGCGCGGACCCCGACATCGCGACCGACGTCATCGTGTTCCACACCGAGGACCTGCCGGCGGCTCGCACCGGCCTCACGGGGTGGCTGACCCGGCGCCAGGGCTGGTTGTTCTTCCCCGTCCTGCTGCTCGAGGGCCTGAACCTGCACGTGTCCGGCGTGAAGACGATCTTCGGTCGCGGGCCGGTCAAGCGCCGCCCCGTGGAGATCGTGCTCATCACGCTCCGCCTGGGCGGGTACCTCGCGCTGGTGTTCTGGATGCTGCCGGTCGGGATGGCGTTCGCGTTCCTGGGCGTGCAGCTGGGGCTGTTCGGCCTGTACATGGGGGCCGTGTTCGCCCCCAACCACAAAGGTATGCCGCTGGTCCCGCGGGACGTGCGGATCGACTTCCTGCGCCGGCAGGTGCTCATGAGCCGCAACATCCGCGGCAACCGGGTCATCGACACGTTCATGGGCGGCCTGAACTACCAGATCGAGCACCACCTGTTCCCCAGCATGCCGCGTCCGAACCTGCGCCGGCTGCAGCCGACCGTGCGCGCGTTCTGCGCCGCGCACGGCATCGCGTACACCGAGACCAGCCTGCACCGGTCCTACGGCATCGTCATCCGCCACCTCAACAAGGTCGGGCTCGCCGCCACCGACCCCTTCCAATGCCCGCTGGCTGCGCAGTACCGCTCGTCGCGGTGA
- a CDS encoding GNAT family N-acetyltransferase encodes MLLRREGPTDHDAVRALHAAAFGDHGATVADLTDDLRATLLDGAGAGRPGAPGTVRGGSWVAAAPDGTVAGHVMLTPALVDAPARLVDVLVLSPLAVHPDHQRRGTGAALVAHALARAEAQGAPLVFLEGDPGYYGRLGFHPAGPEGFRKPSLRIPDAAFQVARLPAARPWMSGTLVYPDVFWRHDAVGLRPAP; translated from the coding sequence GTGCTGCTGCGCCGCGAGGGACCCACCGACCACGACGCGGTCCGCGCTCTGCACGCGGCCGCGTTCGGCGACCACGGCGCTACGGTCGCCGACCTGACGGACGACCTGCGGGCGACGCTGCTCGACGGGGCCGGTGCCGGCCGTCCCGGGGCGCCCGGCACGGTTCGCGGAGGGTCGTGGGTCGCCGCCGCGCCCGACGGGACCGTCGCCGGCCACGTGATGCTGACCCCGGCCCTGGTGGACGCGCCCGCACGCCTGGTCGACGTGCTGGTGCTGAGCCCGCTGGCGGTGCACCCGGACCACCAGCGGCGGGGCACGGGCGCCGCGCTCGTCGCCCACGCGCTCGCCCGGGCGGAGGCGCAGGGTGCGCCGCTGGTGTTCCTGGAGGGGGACCCGGGGTACTACGGGAGGCTGGGCTTCCACCCCGCGGGGCCGGAGGGCTTCCGGAAGCCGTCGCTGCGGATCCCCGACGCCGCGTTCCAGGTGGCCCGGCTGCCCGCGGCCCGGCCGTGGATGTCCGGCACGCTGGTGTACCCGGACGTGTTCTGGAGGCACGACGCGGTGGGTCTGCGCCCGGCACCCTGA
- a CDS encoding lipopolysaccharide assembly protein LapA domain-containing protein, which yields MLPEIRDPQDDVRQRGSGTRTSAAWFGITVGVLIMIALVVFMLQNTESVTVSFLGMMGAAPLAAILLIAALGAALVVLLVGGLRIGQLRRRLRNSEQRLAL from the coding sequence GTGCTGCCCGAGATCCGCGACCCCCAGGACGACGTGCGTCAGCGCGGCTCGGGCACCCGGACGAGCGCCGCGTGGTTCGGCATCACGGTCGGGGTCCTCATCATGATCGCGCTGGTCGTGTTCATGCTGCAGAACACCGAATCCGTGACGGTGTCCTTCCTCGGCATGATGGGCGCGGCTCCGCTGGCCGCGATCCTGCTGATCGCGGCGTTGGGGGCGGCCCTGGTGGTCCTGCTCGTCGGCGGCCTGCGGATCGGGCAGCTGCGCCGCCGTCTGCGCAACAGCGAGCAGCGTCTCGCGCTCTGA
- a CDS encoding epoxide hydrolase family protein, which yields MREHAFVRVSPDALDDLTDRLARTRTVPTPALGRPTGVDRDVLAALLAHWRTGFDWRAQEDRIAAQPWFETEDAAVPVRAIVRRGAPDAPVVVLLHGWPDSVLRFERVLPALADLTVVVPALPGFPFAAPVDGGGLSAADMADAVAGALRELGFERYVLSAGDVGCDVAEALAARHPDAVTALHLTDVSQYHFLVDLPDDLSEEERAYVAYGHRWQAERGGYMHEQATRPGTLAVGLGDSPAGLAAWIVEKLVDWTDSDGDLARAFTPDEALTWVSAYWFTGAIGTSFTPYAAGGAKDWPRVEAPTVFTVFGHDLVNAPRRFAERFFAVADWREHAHGGHFAAWERPADYLWGVRRAVELRRQG from the coding sequence ATGCGCGAGCACGCCTTCGTCCGGGTCTCCCCGGACGCGCTCGACGACCTGACCGACCGGCTGGCCCGGACCCGCACGGTCCCGACGCCCGCCCTGGGCCGGCCGACCGGTGTCGACCGCGACGTGCTGGCCGCGCTCCTCGCGCACTGGCGCACCGGGTTCGACTGGCGCGCCCAGGAGGACCGGATCGCGGCCCAGCCCTGGTTCGAGACCGAGGACGCGGCGGTCCCGGTGCGGGCGATCGTGCGCCGCGGCGCTCCCGACGCCCCGGTCGTGGTCCTGCTGCACGGCTGGCCCGACTCGGTGCTGCGCTTCGAGCGGGTGCTTCCCGCGCTGGCGGACCTGACGGTGGTCGTCCCGGCGCTGCCCGGGTTCCCGTTCGCGGCACCGGTCGACGGGGGTGGCCTCTCCGCCGCCGACATGGCAGACGCGGTCGCGGGCGCGCTGCGCGAGCTCGGGTTCGAGCGCTACGTGCTGTCGGCGGGCGACGTGGGGTGCGACGTCGCGGAGGCGCTCGCCGCCCGGCACCCCGACGCCGTGACCGCCCTGCACCTCACGGACGTCTCCCAGTACCACTTCCTGGTCGACCTGCCCGATGACCTGTCGGAGGAGGAGCGGGCGTACGTCGCGTACGGGCACCGGTGGCAGGCGGAGCGGGGCGGCTACATGCACGAGCAGGCCACCCGGCCCGGCACGCTCGCGGTGGGGCTCGGCGACTCCCCCGCGGGCCTGGCCGCGTGGATCGTCGAGAAGCTGGTGGACTGGACGGACTCCGACGGCGACCTGGCACGGGCGTTCACGCCGGACGAGGCCCTGACCTGGGTCAGCGCGTACTGGTTCACCGGTGCGATCGGGACGTCCTTCACCCCGTACGCCGCCGGCGGCGCCAAGGACTGGCCTCGCGTCGAGGCACCCACCGTGTTCACCGTGTTCGGCCACGACCTCGTCAACGCCCCGCGCCGGTTCGCCGAGCGGTTCTTCGCGGTCGCGGACTGGCGCGAGCACGCCCACGGCGGGCACTTCGCCGCCTGGGAGCGACCGGCCGACTACCTGTGGGGGGTGCGCCGCGCGGTCGAGCTCCGCCGGCAGGGCTGA
- a CDS encoding GlxA family transcriptional regulator, whose protein sequence is MPATRLRRVAVLVLEGAKPLDVGIPAQVFTNRPSMPYEVRVCGPAPGLVRGGDGLSYHVADGLDALAWADVVFIPGYRHPDQEDPPPAVVAALLAANARGADLAAISTGAFALAATGLLDDRRATTHWHYTRAFAARYPRVTVDENVLFVDEGQVLTSAGAASGIDLCLHLIRRDLGVAPSNHAARRLVAAPYRSGGQAQYVPRSVPEPLGERFAATREWALHRLGEPLTLEALARHAAVSPRTFSRRFVEDSGYTPMEWVLRARVDVARELLERSARSVEQVAVDVGLGTGANLRRHFQRVLGTTPSEYRRTFARGE, encoded by the coding sequence GTGCCCGCCACCCGACTCCGTCGCGTCGCCGTGCTCGTGCTCGAGGGCGCCAAGCCGCTCGACGTCGGCATCCCGGCCCAGGTGTTCACGAACCGGCCGAGCATGCCGTACGAGGTCCGCGTGTGCGGTCCGGCCCCGGGCCTGGTCCGCGGGGGCGACGGCCTGTCGTACCACGTCGCGGACGGGCTCGACGCGCTGGCCTGGGCCGACGTCGTGTTCATCCCCGGCTACCGGCACCCCGACCAGGAGGACCCGCCGCCGGCCGTCGTCGCCGCGCTGCTCGCCGCCAACGCGCGGGGCGCCGACCTCGCCGCGATCTCCACGGGAGCGTTCGCGCTGGCCGCCACCGGTCTCCTCGACGACCGCCGGGCCACGACGCACTGGCACTACACGCGGGCCTTCGCCGCCCGGTACCCACGGGTCACCGTCGACGAGAACGTGCTGTTCGTCGACGAGGGCCAGGTCCTCACCTCCGCGGGTGCGGCGTCCGGGATCGACCTGTGCCTGCACCTCATCCGGCGCGACCTCGGCGTCGCCCCGTCGAACCACGCCGCTCGCCGCCTCGTCGCCGCGCCCTACCGCTCCGGCGGCCAGGCGCAGTACGTGCCGCGGAGCGTCCCGGAGCCGCTCGGCGAGCGGTTCGCCGCGACGCGGGAGTGGGCCCTGCACCGGCTCGGGGAGCCGCTGACCCTGGAGGCGCTCGCCCGGCACGCGGCGGTGTCGCCGCGGACGTTCTCGCGTCGGTTCGTCGAGGACTCCGGGTACACGCCGATGGAGTGGGTGCTGCGGGCCCGGGTGGACGTCGCCCGCGAGCTGCTGGAGCGTTCGGCGCGGTCCGTGGAGCAGGTGGCCGTGGACGTCGGGCTGGGGACGGGTGCGAACCTGCGGCGGCACTTCCAGAGGGTGCTGGGGACGACGCCGAGCGAGTACCGCCGGACGTTCGCCCGGGGCGAGTAG
- the gap gene encoding type I glyceraldehyde-3-phosphate dehydrogenase, translating to MTRVAINGFGRIGRNVLRALLERGSDLEVVAVNDLTEPAALARLLAFDSTAGRLGRPVSVDGDHLVVDGRRIAVLAEREPARLPWAELGVDVVLESTGRFASAAAARGHLDAGARAVLVGAPSDGADVTIAYGVNTDAYDPAAHTVISNASCTTNALAPLALVLDELAGVDHAFMTTVHAYTQEQNLQDGPHRDPRRARAAAVNIVPTTTGAAKAIGLVLPQLDGRLSGDSIRVPVPVGSVVELNATVARDVTREDVLAAYRAAAAGPLAGVLEYSEDFLVSSDIVGNPASSVFDSHLTRVDGRHVKVVAWYDNEWGFSNRVVDTLELIGRSQG from the coding sequence ATGACCCGCGTCGCCATCAACGGCTTCGGACGCATCGGCCGCAACGTCCTGCGCGCGCTCCTCGAGCGCGGCAGCGACCTCGAGGTCGTCGCCGTCAACGACCTCACCGAGCCGGCCGCCCTCGCCCGCCTGCTCGCCTTCGACTCCACCGCGGGCCGGCTCGGCCGCCCCGTGTCCGTCGACGGCGACCACCTGGTCGTCGACGGGCGGCGCATCGCCGTCCTGGCGGAGCGCGAGCCCGCCCGGCTGCCGTGGGCGGAGCTCGGCGTCGACGTCGTGCTGGAGTCGACCGGGCGGTTCGCGAGCGCCGCCGCCGCGCGCGGCCACCTCGACGCCGGCGCGCGCGCCGTGCTCGTCGGCGCGCCGTCCGACGGGGCGGACGTCACGATCGCGTACGGCGTCAACACCGACGCCTACGACCCGGCCGCGCACACCGTGATCTCGAACGCCTCGTGCACGACCAACGCCCTCGCGCCGCTGGCCCTCGTCCTCGACGAGCTGGCCGGCGTCGATCACGCGTTCATGACGACGGTGCACGCCTACACGCAGGAGCAGAACCTGCAGGACGGCCCGCACCGCGACCCCCGCCGCGCGCGGGCGGCCGCGGTCAACATCGTCCCGACGACGACCGGCGCCGCCAAGGCGATCGGGCTCGTGCTTCCGCAGCTCGACGGCCGGCTGTCGGGCGACTCGATCCGGGTGCCCGTCCCCGTGGGCTCCGTGGTCGAGCTGAACGCGACCGTCGCGCGCGACGTCACCCGCGAGGACGTGCTGGCGGCGTACCGCGCCGCGGCGGCCGGGCCGCTCGCCGGGGTGCTCGAGTACTCCGAGGACTTCCTCGTCTCGTCCGACATCGTCGGGAACCCGGCGTCGTCGGTCTTCGACTCGCACCTGACGCGGGTCGACGGGAGGCACGTGAAGGTCGTGGCCTGGTACGACAACGAGTGGGGCTTCTCGAACCGCGTGGTCGACACGCTCGAGCTGATCGGGCGGTCGCAGGGCTGA
- the ligD gene encoding non-homologous end-joining DNA ligase produces MPERRRRATSVEKGSDRGRGLETYRSMRDFDRTAEPAGAATPAPTDPGAPRRFVVQRHRARRLHYDVRFEVDGVLVSWAVPRGPTLDPDVRRMAVHVEDHPLEYEDFEGVIPAEEYGGGDVIVWDRGTWEPHGTDDPAATIAAGELHADVHGEKLRGRLVLVRRGEPGADGKEQWILVHKHDEHAEKGWDAEDHPRSVLSGRTNDEVKADPDRLWRSDRPAAEASVDLRAPQAGPPTDDELAALDDLGPNGGTWEVHGRRLKVTNLDKVLFPARDGEEPVTKRELLRYAARVAPVVLPYLHGRALNMHRFPQGAGTAGFWHKELPSHAPDWLPRWDNPEADSGDSRTYLVVDEPAALIWAANFGALEWHAWTSRTDAPRQPTYALVDLDPGPSTAWEDVLLLARLHRDAFEHLGVRAAPKVTGQRGIQIWIPIATGPSFDDTRAWVERVSRTVGAVVPDLVSWKWEVKARGGQARLDYTQNAINKTLVAPYSPRARAGAPVSAPITWDELDEPWLRPDAFTIRTVLDRVAERGDPFRALLGPGQVLPRLA; encoded by the coding sequence GTGCCGGAGCGGCGGCGCCGCGCGACGTCGGTGGAGAAGGGCTCCGACCGAGGGCGCGGCCTGGAGACCTACCGGTCGATGCGCGACTTCGACCGCACCGCCGAACCCGCGGGCGCGGCGACCCCGGCGCCGACCGACCCCGGGGCCCCGCGGCGGTTCGTCGTGCAGCGGCACCGCGCCCGGCGGCTGCACTACGACGTGCGGTTCGAGGTCGACGGCGTGCTGGTGTCCTGGGCGGTGCCGCGCGGCCCGACGCTCGACCCGGACGTGCGTCGCATGGCTGTGCACGTCGAGGACCACCCGCTGGAGTACGAGGACTTCGAGGGCGTGATCCCGGCGGAGGAGTACGGCGGCGGGGACGTCATCGTGTGGGACCGCGGCACCTGGGAGCCGCACGGCACCGACGACCCGGCGGCGACGATCGCGGCGGGCGAGCTGCACGCCGACGTCCACGGCGAGAAGCTGCGCGGCCGCCTGGTGCTGGTGCGCCGCGGCGAGCCGGGCGCGGACGGCAAGGAGCAGTGGATCCTCGTGCACAAGCACGACGAGCACGCCGAGAAGGGTTGGGATGCCGAGGACCACCCACGGTCCGTGCTGAGCGGCCGGACCAACGACGAGGTCAAGGCCGACCCCGACCGGCTGTGGCGGTCCGACCGCCCCGCCGCCGAGGCGTCCGTCGACCTGCGGGCGCCGCAGGCCGGGCCGCCGACCGACGACGAGCTCGCCGCGCTCGACGACCTCGGCCCGAACGGCGGGACCTGGGAGGTGCACGGTCGCCGGCTCAAGGTCACGAACCTCGACAAGGTGCTGTTCCCGGCGCGCGACGGCGAGGAGCCCGTGACCAAGCGCGAGCTGCTCCGGTACGCCGCGCGGGTCGCGCCCGTCGTGCTGCCGTACCTGCACGGCCGGGCGCTCAACATGCACCGGTTCCCGCAGGGCGCCGGCACCGCGGGATTCTGGCACAAGGAGCTGCCGTCGCACGCGCCCGACTGGCTGCCGCGCTGGGACAACCCCGAGGCCGATTCCGGCGACAGCCGCACGTACCTGGTCGTCGACGAGCCGGCCGCACTGATCTGGGCGGCCAACTTCGGGGCGCTGGAGTGGCACGCGTGGACCTCTCGGACCGACGCGCCGCGGCAACCCACCTACGCGCTCGTCGACCTCGACCCGGGGCCGTCGACCGCCTGGGAGGACGTGCTGCTGCTCGCCCGGCTGCACCGGGACGCGTTCGAGCACCTGGGCGTGCGCGCGGCGCCGAAGGTGACCGGGCAGCGCGGGATCCAGATCTGGATCCCGATCGCGACCGGCCCGTCGTTCGACGACACCCGCGCCTGGGTCGAGCGGGTCTCGCGGACCGTCGGCGCGGTGGTGCCGGACCTGGTGAGCTGGAAGTGGGAGGTCAAGGCCCGCGGCGGGCAGGCGCGGCTCGACTACACGCAGAACGCGATCAACAAGACGCTGGTCGCGCCGTACAGCCCGCGGGCGCGTGCGGGGGCGCCGGTGTCGGCGCCGATCACCTGGGACGAGCTCGACGAGCCGTGGCTCCGGCCCGACGCGTTCACGATCCGCACGGTGCTGGACCGGGTGGCGGAGCGGGGGGACCCGTTCCGCGCGCTGCTCGGGCCGGGGCAGGTGCTGCCGCGGCTGGCGTGA
- a CDS encoding CYTH and CHAD domain-containing protein gives MADVHREIERKYATGPDVELPALTELLAGTTGLPDGGTPVATSDDAVELVATYFDTADLRLAAAGLTLRRRTGGDDAGWHLKVPAGPDERSEVRLPPGRAVHTVPAPLRAFVHAATLGATLRPVAEVRTSRAVHRLADATGRVLLELVDDRVTARRVRPSGSTVDVVGAPEEWREVEVELVEGAGDLLDAVEERLAALGVRPAEQRSKLERVLGPADEHATTRGRPTPKSPAGDVVLGYVADQLDRLREQDLRVRLGAPDAVHQMRVAARRVRNALRTFRRLFEPGVVRPLRDELGWLADVLGRARDAEVLRERVRSAVEGPGAEEAVGSGTHAVAVAADAELGQAARDALDALLGELDGDRYRRLLRDLAAFVAEPRYSDEGRRRARRVLPAQVARRDRQVRRRLRRARRVPEGRRRDDALHDARKAAKAARYAGESVAGVLGTDAARYARRMEDLQEVLGEHHDSVVTRARLRDLARHAPSTEVAFLYGRLHALEEARGRETERAARGVARAAGKRGLRRWLG, from the coding sequence ATGGCTGACGTGCACCGCGAGATCGAGCGCAAGTACGCCACCGGCCCGGACGTCGAGCTCCCGGCGCTGACCGAGCTACTGGCCGGCACCACCGGGCTGCCCGACGGCGGCACCCCGGTCGCCACGAGCGACGACGCCGTCGAGCTGGTCGCGACCTACTTCGACACCGCCGACCTGCGGCTCGCCGCGGCCGGGCTGACGCTGCGCCGGCGCACCGGAGGCGACGACGCGGGCTGGCACCTCAAGGTCCCGGCAGGCCCGGACGAGCGGTCCGAGGTCCGGCTGCCGCCGGGGCGGGCGGTGCACACCGTGCCCGCGCCGCTGCGCGCGTTCGTGCACGCCGCGACGCTGGGTGCGACGCTCCGGCCGGTCGCCGAGGTGCGGACGTCGCGGGCGGTGCACCGGCTGGCGGACGCGACCGGCCGGGTGCTGCTCGAGCTGGTCGACGACCGGGTCACGGCGCGCCGGGTCCGTCCGTCGGGCTCGACGGTCGACGTCGTCGGCGCGCCCGAGGAGTGGCGCGAGGTCGAGGTCGAGCTGGTCGAGGGCGCGGGCGACCTGCTGGACGCGGTCGAGGAGCGGCTCGCCGCCCTGGGCGTGCGCCCGGCGGAGCAGCGCTCCAAGCTGGAGCGGGTGCTCGGGCCGGCCGACGAGCACGCGACCACCCGCGGCCGGCCGACGCCGAAGTCCCCCGCCGGGGACGTCGTGCTCGGCTACGTCGCGGACCAGCTGGACCGGTTGCGCGAGCAGGACCTGCGCGTCCGGCTCGGCGCCCCCGACGCGGTGCACCAGATGCGGGTCGCCGCCCGGCGGGTGCGCAACGCGCTGCGGACGTTCCGCCGGCTGTTCGAGCCCGGTGTCGTGCGGCCGCTGCGGGACGAGCTCGGCTGGCTCGCGGACGTGCTCGGCCGGGCCCGCGACGCGGAGGTGCTGCGCGAGCGGGTGCGGTCCGCGGTCGAGGGCCCCGGCGCGGAGGAGGCCGTCGGCTCGGGGACGCACGCGGTCGCGGTGGCCGCGGACGCGGAGCTCGGCCAGGCGGCGCGGGACGCGCTCGACGCGCTCCTCGGCGAGCTCGACGGTGACCGGTACCGGCGCCTGCTGCGCGACCTCGCGGCGTTCGTGGCGGAGCCGCGCTACTCCGACGAGGGGCGGCGCCGGGCGCGGCGCGTGCTGCCCGCCCAGGTCGCCCGGCGGGACCGCCAGGTGCGGCGGCGGCTGCGGCGTGCGCGCCGGGTGCCCGAGGGGCGGCGCCGCGACGACGCGCTGCACGACGCCCGCAAGGCCGCCAAGGCCGCCCGGTATGCGGGCGAGTCGGTCGCGGGCGTCCTCGGGACGGACGCCGCCCGGTACGCGCGCCGGATGGAGGACCTCCAGGAGGTGCTCGGCGAGCACCACGACTCGGTGGTCACCCGGGCGCGGCTCCGGGACCTCGCCCGGCACGCGCCGAGCACCGAGGTGGCGTTCTTGTACGGCCGGCTGCACGCCCTGGAGGAGGCGCGCGGGCGGGAGACCGAGCGGGCGGCACGGGGCGTGGCCCGCGCGGCGGGCAAGCGCGGGCTCCGCCGCTGGCTCGGCTAG
- a CDS encoding lipopolysaccharide assembly LapA domain-containing protein, translated as MPVQPASHSTPARSRQPLEPTVRAPRPSEPTRASGTRTSAAWFGICVGVLVLAALVVFMVQNTGPVAVSFLGMTGTAPLALTLLIAGLGVGIVVLVFASLRIGQLRRRSASGHPTGARR; from the coding sequence ATGCCCGTCCAGCCTGCTTCCCACTCCACACCCGCCCGCAGCCGGCAGCCCCTCGAGCCCACGGTCCGGGCACCTCGCCCCAGCGAACCCACCCGGGCGTCGGGAACCCGCACGAGCGCCGCATGGTTCGGCATCTGCGTCGGCGTCCTGGTCCTGGCCGCGCTCGTCGTGTTCATGGTGCAGAACACCGGCCCCGTCGCGGTCTCCTTCCTCGGCATGACCGGGACAGCTCCGCTTGCCCTGACGCTGCTCATCGCAGGCCTCGGCGTGGGCATCGTGGTCCTGGTGTTCGCCTCTTTGCGCATCGGCCAGCTCCGCCGCCGTTCCGCCAGCGGCCACCCGACCGGAGCACGACGGTGA
- a CDS encoding methyl-accepting chemotaxis protein, giving the protein MTTTTVTVGARRPSVLSWLGDRGVRARILAAVLLAAAVGALVGVVGLVALGSTNAATTAMYAENVVGLQQAATLRRAMVQMRLDVTNHALSTDDAVMARFEDRIAASEAELREALAAYAALPLDDDSRGALQDFEAALADYLEVRDGQLLVASRAHDTAAFAEARDTVAQPIIDAMSASATALVEREESDAAAAVDRAGADYRTSRTLVVVLLVTGTALALGLAALVARSIVRGLQRVQVVAAALEQGDLTVTSGLTSRDEVGRMGAALDAAVGTLRGVIGTIDRSSTALASAAEQMSASSGQIAASAEETAAQAGVVSAAAEQVSRNVQTVAAGSEQMGASIQEIARSASRAAEVAGRGVSAVGTTTATVDRLGESSKEIGNVVKLITSIAEQTNLLALNATIEAARAGEAGKGFAVVAGEVKELAQETARATEDIARRVESIQADTAGAVAAIDDVAGIITQINDFQLSISSAVEEQTATTAEMNRSVAEAATGTGEIAGNIAGVAGAADLTTQGAAESRRAVTSLAEMSTDLQRLVGGFRV; this is encoded by the coding sequence GTGACCACCACCACCGTCACCGTGGGCGCCCGGCGCCCGTCCGTCCTGTCCTGGCTCGGCGACCGCGGCGTTCGCGCCCGGATCCTCGCCGCCGTCCTGCTCGCGGCCGCCGTCGGCGCCCTGGTCGGGGTCGTCGGCCTCGTGGCGCTGGGGTCGACGAACGCCGCCACCACCGCCATGTACGCCGAGAACGTGGTCGGCCTGCAGCAGGCCGCGACCCTGCGGCGGGCGATGGTCCAGATGCGGCTCGACGTCACCAACCACGCGCTGTCCACCGACGACGCCGTCATGGCCCGGTTCGAGGACAGGATCGCCGCGAGCGAGGCGGAGCTCCGCGAGGCGCTCGCCGCCTACGCCGCGCTGCCGCTCGACGACGACTCGCGGGGCGCGCTGCAGGACTTCGAGGCGGCGCTCGCCGACTACCTCGAGGTCCGTGACGGCCAGCTGCTCGTCGCCAGCCGCGCGCACGACACCGCCGCGTTCGCCGAGGCCCGGGACACGGTCGCCCAGCCCATCATCGACGCGATGTCCGCGAGCGCCACCGCGCTCGTCGAGCGCGAGGAGTCCGACGCCGCCGCGGCGGTGGACCGCGCCGGTGCCGACTACCGGACGAGCCGCACCCTCGTGGTCGTGCTGCTCGTCACGGGCACGGCGCTCGCGCTGGGCCTGGCTGCCCTCGTCGCCCGGTCGATCGTGCGGGGCCTGCAGCGGGTCCAGGTCGTGGCCGCCGCGCTGGAGCAGGGCGACCTCACGGTGACGTCCGGCCTGACGAGCCGCGACGAGGTCGGCCGGATGGGCGCCGCCCTCGACGCGGCCGTCGGCACGCTGCGCGGGGTGATCGGCACCATCGACCGGTCCTCGACGGCGCTCGCCTCCGCCGCCGAGCAGATGTCCGCGAGCAGCGGGCAGATCGCGGCCTCGGCGGAGGAGACGGCCGCCCAGGCGGGCGTCGTCTCCGCCGCCGCGGAGCAGGTGTCCCGGAACGTCCAGACCGTGGCGGCCGGTTCCGAGCAGATGGGCGCCTCGATCCAGGAGATCGCCCGGAGCGCGTCGCGGGCCGCCGAGGTCGCCGGCCGGGGCGTGTCCGCCGTCGGGACGACGACAGCGACCGTCGACCGCCTGGGCGAGTCGAGCAAGGAGATCGGCAACGTGGTGAAGCTGATCACCTCGATCGCGGAGCAGACCAACCTGCTGGCGCTCAACGCCACCATCGAAGCGGCCCGCGCGGGCGAGGCCGGCAAGGGCTTCGCGGTCGTCGCCGGCGAGGTCAAGGAGCTCGCGCAGGAGACCGCGCGGGCGACCGAGGACATCGCACGCCGCGTCGAGTCGATCCAGGCGGACACCGCGGGCGCGGTCGCGGCGATCGACGACGTCGCCGGCATCATCACCCAGATCAACGACTTCCAGCTGTCCATCTCGTCGGCCGTCGAGGAGCAGACGGCCACCACGGCCGAGATGAACCGGAGCGTCGCCGAGGCGGCCACCGGCACCGGCGAGATCGCCGGCAACATCGCGGGGGTCGCGGGCGCGGCGGACCTCACCACCCAGGGCGCCGCCGAGTCCCGCCGGGCGGTGACGTCCCTCGCAGAGATGTCCACGGACCTGCAGCGGCTGGTGGGCGGCTTCCGGGTCTGA
- a CDS encoding DUF6221 family protein, giving the protein MTLTAFLLERIAESEAAARRQLQGGGHGGPRHGAGRTDDAVYRRDPADPVRVLAECRVRRELIVLADEATGLDETVDMEREAGSRHDSGVHYVGDRILRAMASLYEGHPDFRPTWRA; this is encoded by the coding sequence ATGACGCTCACGGCTTTCCTCCTCGAGCGCATCGCCGAGAGCGAGGCTGCCGCCCGTCGTCAGTTGCAGGGCGGCGGTCACGGCGGACCCCGCCATGGAGCGGGTCGGACGGACGACGCCGTCTACCGCAGGGATCCCGCGGACCCGGTGCGCGTCCTGGCCGAATGCCGCGTCCGGCGGGAGCTGATCGTCCTCGCGGACGAGGCGACGGGCCTCGACGAGACCGTGGACATGGAGCGCGAGGCCGGTTCGCGGCACGACAGCGGCGTGCACTACGTCGGTGACCGGATCCTGCGCGCCATGGCGTCGCTGTACGAGGGGCACCCCGACTTTCGACCGACCTGGCGGGCCTGA